The following coding sequences lie in one Myxococcales bacterium genomic window:
- a CDS encoding DNA adenine methylase, giving the protein MPTSILPARSHAKNPSDFRDFVPCSPIVKWAGGKGRLLHQLTQRLPEGAEYKRHIEPFAGGAALFFAHAPKRAMLCDVNPALIHAYQSVRDAVEDVIVELQRLAKRHSTIHYYQVREQYNQSRQVLNTEHAARFIYLNKTCFNGLHRVNRQGEFNVPLGRYSNPRIIDEENLREASRRLKRVQLECMDFRDLPTIGRDEDFFYLDPPYAPISATANFTSYSLAGFSWQDQTELGDVFRALDSKGAKLMLSNSDVPLIHRIYEGYRIERILAPRAINCKGEARRPVPELIIRNY; this is encoded by the coding sequence ATGCCTACATCGATACTTCCGGCGCGCTCGCATGCAAAAAACCCCAGTGATTTCCGCGACTTTGTTCCTTGCTCTCCGATCGTAAAGTGGGCGGGAGGCAAAGGCCGGCTACTCCATCAGTTGACGCAAAGACTCCCAGAGGGCGCTGAGTATAAGCGGCACATCGAGCCCTTTGCGGGCGGCGCCGCCCTATTCTTTGCCCACGCGCCTAAGCGGGCCATGCTGTGCGACGTCAACCCTGCTCTGATTCACGCCTATCAAAGCGTTCGAGATGCGGTTGAGGATGTCATTGTGGAGCTTCAACGGTTGGCGAAACGGCATAGCACCATTCACTATTACCAAGTGCGTGAGCAATATAATCAGTCGCGACAGGTGTTGAATACCGAGCACGCTGCAAGGTTCATCTATCTCAATAAGACATGTTTCAATGGGTTACACCGCGTCAATCGCCAAGGCGAGTTCAATGTGCCGCTCGGACGATACTCCAATCCCCGCATTATCGATGAGGAAAACCTGCGTGAGGCCTCCCGCCGTCTCAAGCGCGTTCAACTGGAGTGTATGGACTTTCGCGATCTCCCGACTATCGGGCGGGATGAGGACTTTTTCTATTTGGACCCACCTTATGCGCCCATCTCTGCCACCGCGAACTTCACGAGTTATTCCCTCGCAGGGTTTAGTTGGCAAGATCAAACTGAGCTTGGCGATGTTTTTCGTGCGCTTGATTCAAAAGGGGCAAAGCTGATGCTGTCCAATAGCGATGTTCCGCTCATCCACCGTATTTACGAAGGCTATCGCATTGAACGCATTTTAGCCCCGCGGGCCATCAACTGTAAGGGAGAAGCCAGGCGCCCGGTTCCCGAGCTCATCATTCGTAATTACTAA
- the purU gene encoding formyltetrahydrofolate deformylase, with protein MRTATLLIYGRDRPGLVAEISKLIFRHGGNILHADQHIVQEQGLFLQRIEWDLTGFVPNGDEVTDVIKKAIEPLGMEWSLRFSAQLPKVAICVSKHAHCLYELLARWKNGELGADIRVVLSNHSVLQEVADRFSVPFLHCPIIPGRRSQQEQQLRNELERCDIDLVVLARYMQILSEELVSRYPNRIINIHHSFLPAFPGVRPYHRAHERGVKIIGATAHYVTEALDEGPIIEQDVVRVSHRDSVQDLVAKGRDLEKLVLARAVAYHVSARVLVYGNRTVVFR; from the coding sequence ATGCGCACGGCGACCCTGCTTATATATGGTCGTGATCGGCCGGGGCTGGTTGCCGAGATTTCTAAACTTATCTTCCGCCACGGCGGCAATATCCTGCACGCGGATCAACATATCGTGCAGGAGCAGGGGCTATTCTTACAAAGGATCGAATGGGATCTCACCGGGTTTGTTCCCAACGGCGACGAGGTTACCGACGTCATCAAGAAAGCAATTGAGCCGCTGGGCATGGAATGGTCTTTGCGCTTCTCCGCGCAATTACCAAAAGTCGCCATCTGCGTGTCCAAACATGCCCACTGTCTCTACGAGCTGTTGGCACGATGGAAGAACGGCGAGCTCGGCGCGGATATAAGAGTAGTGCTCTCTAACCATAGTGTGCTTCAGGAAGTGGCCGATCGGTTTTCGGTCCCGTTTTTGCACTGTCCGATTATACCTGGCCGCAGGTCTCAGCAGGAACAGCAACTGAGAAACGAGCTTGAAAGGTGTGACATCGACCTTGTAGTCCTCGCCCGCTACATGCAAATTCTTTCTGAGGAGTTGGTCAGTCGGTATCCGAATCGGATCATCAACATTCATCATTCCTTTTTGCCCGCATTCCCCGGCGTGAGGCCTTACCACAGGGCCCATGAGCGGGGCGTCAAGATCATCGGCGCGACCGCGCACTACGTCACTGAGGCGTTAGATGAGGGTCCCATCATTGAACAGGATGTGGTGCGGGTTAGCCACAGAGATTCGGTGCAGGATCTCGTGGCCAAGGGTCGAGATCTGGAGAAGCTCGTGCTTGCGCGCGCCGTCGCCTACCACGTATCTGCCCGCGTGCTCGTATATGGAAACCGTACAGTGGTGTTCCGCTAG
- a CDS encoding NAD-dependent epimerase/dehydratase family protein, producing the protein MPQRPRARARTRTQVPARVVLSPAPARSNSSDAIQDRRNSIMITGVCGRLGRLLARSLHRTDEVIGVDRRDFSGKPADIKHHQVDLRRRKMRDIFRTGNIRAVVHLGVMHNPRASDQEHHSWNVVAFQKLLEYMIQYDVPKLVLLSSANVYGPEPDNPQFLTEEAPLLGAQHFSQIRDLVDVDMLAQSFFWRHAQSETVILRPCHILGGVKNAPSNYLRMHRPLTVLGFDPMIQVIHERDVIEALRLALKPGIRGIFNLRGPGELPLSKVFERLHRNPIPVPAFAAKRALERLWKYRLMSFPAPELDHIRYLCMVDDTRARRELGFSPRYDLPSTLLSVDADR; encoded by the coding sequence ATGCCCCAAAGACCGCGCGCTCGCGCCCGCACTCGCACTCAAGTCCCCGCGCGGGTTGTCCTCTCACCTGCCCCTGCCCGCTCGAACAGCTCGGACGCCATCCAGGATCGCAGAAATTCCATCATGATAACAGGCGTATGTGGCCGACTCGGCCGCCTCTTGGCGCGCTCCCTTCATCGCACCGATGAGGTCATCGGGGTCGATCGTCGAGATTTTTCTGGCAAGCCTGCGGATATAAAGCACCACCAAGTCGATCTTCGGCGCCGGAAAATGCGGGATATTTTTAGAACCGGCAATATTCGCGCCGTGGTCCACCTCGGCGTGATGCACAACCCGCGCGCCAGCGATCAGGAACACCACAGTTGGAATGTGGTCGCGTTTCAAAAGCTCTTGGAGTACATGATTCAGTATGACGTGCCCAAACTGGTGCTCCTTTCGAGTGCGAACGTGTATGGTCCAGAGCCAGACAATCCTCAGTTCTTGACGGAAGAAGCTCCGCTTTTGGGCGCGCAGCATTTCAGTCAAATTCGCGATCTCGTTGATGTAGACATGCTCGCCCAAAGCTTCTTTTGGCGACACGCGCAGTCTGAGACGGTGATTTTACGTCCCTGTCACATTTTGGGTGGGGTGAAGAACGCACCCAGTAATTACTTGCGCATGCATAGGCCGCTGACGGTATTGGGGTTTGACCCCATGATTCAAGTCATTCACGAACGCGATGTCATTGAGGCACTCCGGCTCGCTCTCAAGCCCGGCATCCGCGGCATCTTCAACCTTCGTGGGCCGGGGGAGCTGCCCCTTTCCAAGGTTTTCGAGCGGCTGCATCGTAACCCGATTCCAGTACCGGCGTTTGCCGCCAAAAGAGCACTCGAGCGTTTGTGGAAATATCGACTGATGTCGTTTCCGGCCCCTGAGTTAGATCACATTCGATATCTTTGTATGGTGGACGACACGCGCGCGCGCCGAGAGCTGGGATTTTCGCCGCGGTATGATTTACCATCGACGTTGCTATCAGTGGATGCAGACCGCTAG
- a CDS encoding PIN domain-containing protein — translation MVYAHRAGASEHRSAQAAIERAAASSQGWGFTVANINEFWRVVTEPRMPQPSSGNQAYAFILELIEGARARVWYPKTGFAERLLQAASDLDIRGARIFDLHIGLCARENGATHLWTRDARFIEIAGLEVVNPF, via the coding sequence TTGGTTTATGCACACCGCGCCGGAGCGAGCGAACACCGTTCAGCGCAAGCAGCCATTGAACGTGCGGCAGCTTCCTCACAGGGATGGGGATTTACTGTGGCGAATATTAACGAGTTTTGGCGCGTCGTTACCGAGCCTCGGATGCCGCAACCGAGTAGCGGCAACCAAGCCTATGCTTTTATTTTGGAATTGATCGAAGGCGCCAGAGCGCGTGTATGGTACCCCAAAACCGGCTTTGCCGAACGCCTTTTGCAAGCTGCTTCTGATTTGGATATCCGCGGCGCACGCATCTTCGATCTCCACATTGGACTTTGTGCCCGGGAAAACGGCGCTACCCACCTTTGGACGCGTGATGCGCGGTTTATCGAGATTGCAGGCCTTGAGGTCGTCAACCCTTTCTGA
- the purL gene encoding phosphoribosylformylglycinamidine synthase subunit PurL has translation MKTPVTLPVSWPSDPEVTRPLVSEHGLTEGEWDHLRASLQRKPTFAELGVISVMWSEHCSYKSSRVHLKRLPTEGEAVVLGPGENAGAVDIGDGFCAVFKMESHNHPSYIEPYQGAATGVGGILRDVFTMGARPVALLNSLRFGKPDHPKTAELLRGVVAGIGGYGNCMGVPTVGGEVQFDESYNGNNLVNAFALGIAETNKLFFGRAVGDGNPVLYVGARTGRDGIHGATMASAQFDETAETKLPTVQVGDPFKEKLLLEACLEIFKTNCIAGVQDMGAAGLTSSAVEMAARAGTGLELDLDSVPRRALGLTPYEMLLSESQERMLMVANKGREAEIIAICEKWDLEVAVIGNVTESGRFVCRATPGYDPLAEEPVPRNSQVVVDLPLMLLTDAAPIYTRPERQPIWKAPEPIPAFSKDLNEELLTLVGSHNIGSRRWIWTQYDHVVRNGTIVRPGAADAALIRVFCERDGEMLHKYLALSVDCNGRHVKLDPFMGAAMAVAECARNVVCIGAKPLGLTDCLNFGNPESAETMWHFSRAIDGIAAACTALQIPVVSGNVSLYNETDGKPILPTPVVAVVGQLKDPDKRITAAFGQEGDMVAQLGPLGRGNLSGSEWLVRTTGRVEGEPLSIDLMIEARVQDALFWMIDHKLITSAHDVSDGGLSVALAESCLMGGKGAHIVLPEALNARALFSEEPSRILIGLNKDSKAEVLACARRFDVPLTWLGHVQGERLQVGPFIDVPISALADAHEKALESMVGCSPSGA, from the coding sequence ATGAAGACTCCCGTGACATTGCCCGTTAGCTGGCCAAGCGACCCCGAAGTGACGCGACCTCTCGTGTCTGAGCACGGCCTCACCGAGGGTGAGTGGGATCACCTGCGTGCTTCGCTCCAGCGTAAACCAACCTTCGCAGAGCTGGGAGTCATCAGTGTTATGTGGTCTGAACACTGCTCCTACAAATCCTCGAGAGTGCATCTAAAGCGGCTGCCGACTGAGGGCGAGGCCGTGGTCCTGGGACCAGGTGAAAACGCGGGTGCCGTTGACATTGGGGATGGTTTTTGTGCGGTGTTCAAGATGGAATCCCACAACCATCCATCATACATCGAGCCCTATCAGGGTGCTGCGACGGGCGTAGGCGGCATTCTTCGCGATGTGTTCACCATGGGGGCACGCCCAGTAGCACTCTTGAACTCGCTCAGGTTTGGAAAGCCGGATCATCCCAAGACCGCTGAGCTCTTGCGTGGAGTGGTGGCGGGCATCGGCGGCTATGGAAACTGTATGGGTGTTCCTACCGTGGGGGGGGAGGTGCAATTCGATGAGAGCTACAATGGCAACAATCTCGTCAATGCATTTGCCCTAGGCATAGCGGAGACAAACAAACTTTTTTTTGGCCGTGCGGTAGGAGACGGTAACCCGGTGCTATATGTTGGGGCCCGCACGGGACGCGATGGCATTCATGGAGCGACCATGGCGTCGGCGCAGTTCGATGAGACGGCCGAAACGAAACTGCCTACGGTCCAGGTCGGTGATCCGTTTAAAGAGAAGCTTTTGCTCGAGGCATGTCTGGAGATTTTCAAAACCAATTGCATCGCGGGTGTGCAAGACATGGGTGCTGCCGGTCTCACCTCCTCAGCCGTGGAGATGGCCGCACGCGCCGGGACTGGCCTGGAGTTGGATTTAGATAGCGTGCCGCGGCGCGCTCTTGGCCTCACGCCCTATGAGATGCTGCTCTCTGAATCTCAAGAGCGCATGCTGATGGTTGCCAACAAGGGTCGGGAGGCGGAAATCATTGCTATTTGCGAGAAATGGGATCTGGAAGTAGCCGTCATTGGGAACGTGACTGAATCGGGGAGGTTTGTTTGTCGCGCCACCCCGGGCTACGACCCATTGGCAGAAGAGCCCGTACCGCGCAACTCCCAAGTGGTGGTCGACTTACCGCTGATGCTGTTAACCGATGCGGCACCGATTTACACGCGCCCAGAACGGCAGCCTATTTGGAAAGCGCCCGAGCCGATTCCCGCATTCTCGAAAGACCTGAACGAAGAGCTTTTGACGCTGGTGGGTTCACACAATATCGGGAGTCGTCGCTGGATATGGACGCAGTATGACCACGTCGTAAGGAACGGCACCATCGTACGGCCGGGCGCTGCGGACGCCGCATTGATCCGTGTCTTTTGTGAGCGCGACGGAGAGATGCTCCATAAGTATCTTGCTCTTTCGGTCGATTGCAACGGACGGCATGTGAAGCTGGATCCGTTCATGGGTGCGGCGATGGCGGTGGCAGAGTGTGCGCGTAATGTGGTGTGCATCGGCGCCAAACCGTTGGGTCTTACCGACTGCTTAAACTTTGGCAATCCAGAGAGCGCTGAAACGATGTGGCATTTTTCGCGGGCGATAGATGGTATCGCCGCGGCATGTACGGCCTTACAGATTCCAGTCGTGTCGGGGAATGTGAGCTTGTATAATGAGACAGATGGCAAACCTATCTTGCCGACGCCGGTGGTAGCGGTAGTGGGTCAGCTGAAAGACCCTGACAAACGCATCACTGCGGCGTTTGGTCAGGAGGGGGACATGGTGGCCCAACTGGGGCCTCTCGGCCGCGGGAACTTGAGCGGTTCAGAGTGGTTGGTCAGGACGACGGGGCGGGTTGAGGGAGAGCCCTTGAGTATCGATTTGATGATCGAAGCGCGGGTGCAGGATGCGCTTTTTTGGATGATCGACCACAAGCTTATCACGAGCGCGCACGATGTCAGCGACGGCGGCCTAAGCGTGGCGTTGGCCGAGAGCTGTCTCATGGGCGGAAAAGGCGCCCATATCGTCTTGCCCGAGGCGCTAAATGCGCGCGCGCTTTTTAGTGAGGAGCCCTCTCGCATCCTCATTGGTCTCAACAAAGACTCGAAAGCGGAAGTTCTGGCATGCGCCCGTCGGTTTGATGTCCCGCTGACGTGGCTCGGTCACGTTCAAGGCGAGCGGCTGCAAGTCGGCCCGTTCATTGATGTGCCAATCAGCGCTCTAGCAGACGCCCACGAAAAAGCGCTCGAATCCATGGTGGGCTGTTCTCCGAGCGGAGCTTAA
- a CDS encoding CDP-alcohol phosphatidyltransferase family protein, translating to MASVISRSMESAVCIAVDFNYPEQKTRQKCKFLDPILHLGNDTSHITYTVGVRLRLLVAGKERLPVHASKAAASDPRIARKPLRTVFLGAWGTGRKTPPLGPLVKPLGLYGFACGLGLLGVHRARPTIEAPISSFPSTTHPPLPPLAQIRKPADVEDPININVNRPLAYAFVKLVYPTAMTPNQVTYLATLVGLSAAAAWFVGTPVAMAVGGLLLWTSAILDGADGELARARRTHSQFGRALDGFMDMVVALASLAAGFTHVWLQTGQAWVLWLSVPLTLASVAQILSYDFYKESFLRLTNPHSTDNESVAQMDALGASLADSKAPWQQRALVSFLRGAVNNENWFVKMTNPAGRREGLSYTVTPETAAVYRKHNLGPMRALWRWMGLAPHTYLISIFAMFDRLDIYLWLRLVLFNVLFAIVLYWQRRASAKTLEELEAIGQAPVPTG from the coding sequence ATGGCTTCGGTCATCTCGCGCAGTATGGAGAGTGCGGTGTGCATCGCGGTCGATTTTAACTACCCTGAACAAAAGACAAGGCAAAAATGCAAATTTTTGGATCCAATTTTGCATTTAGGTAATGACACCTCGCACATTACCTACACCGTGGGCGTACGCCTACGACTCCTTGTTGCGGGAAAAGAGCGCCTGCCGGTCCACGCCTCCAAAGCAGCCGCTTCGGACCCGAGAATTGCTCGGAAGCCCTTGCGTACCGTGTTTCTAGGCGCGTGGGGCACCGGCAGAAAAACGCCCCCTTTGGGCCCCCTCGTGAAACCCCTTGGGCTCTACGGCTTTGCTTGCGGACTTGGGCTCTTGGGGGTACACAGAGCCCGGCCAACCATCGAGGCGCCTATTTCCTCTTTTCCTTCCACGACCCATCCTCCTTTACCGCCCTTGGCCCAGATCCGAAAACCGGCGGATGTTGAGGATCCTATTAACATCAACGTCAATCGACCCCTGGCGTATGCGTTTGTCAAACTGGTGTACCCGACCGCCATGACGCCCAACCAGGTTACCTACCTCGCGACCCTGGTGGGGCTCAGTGCGGCAGCTGCGTGGTTTGTGGGAACGCCTGTTGCCATGGCGGTCGGCGGGCTGCTGCTTTGGACCTCCGCGATTTTGGATGGGGCCGACGGGGAGCTAGCCCGGGCCCGGCGGACGCACTCGCAGTTTGGGCGGGCGCTTGACGGGTTTATGGATATGGTTGTCGCCCTTGCCAGCTTGGCGGCGGGATTTACCCATGTATGGCTGCAGACGGGCCAAGCTTGGGTCCTATGGCTCAGTGTTCCGCTCACGCTCGCAAGCGTGGCGCAGATTCTCAGCTACGACTTCTACAAGGAATCATTTTTGCGTCTGACGAATCCGCACAGCACCGACAATGAGAGCGTCGCGCAGATGGATGCCCTGGGCGCAAGTTTGGCGGATAGCAAGGCGCCGTGGCAACAACGCGCACTGGTCAGTTTCTTGAGAGGCGCCGTCAACAATGAAAACTGGTTTGTCAAAATGACCAATCCTGCCGGCCGCCGCGAGGGACTGAGCTACACCGTCACCCCCGAAACCGCAGCTGTCTATCGGAAGCACAACCTTGGCCCGATGCGCGCTCTCTGGCGGTGGATGGGCCTTGCGCCCCATACTTACCTCATCAGCATCTTTGCGATGTTCGATCGCTTGGACATCTATCTATGGCTGCGGCTAGTGCTATTTAACGTGCTTTTTGCCATCGTTTTATACTGGCAGCGCCGTGCATCGGCAAAAACCCTGGAGGAACTTGAGGCAATCGGCCAGGCTCCTGTCCCCACCGGCTAG
- a CDS encoding GGDEF domain-containing protein yields MTEAMGSGESLDAGLTALTEAALRLTGADHASVRLCNEHGELRASARSGVGLEHEPPVFRKGEGLIGWVAETGKLARIGDGSKDDRFMIGGEPNFQVRSVMSVPIVSSGEVRGVLSLSASRADAFSEKDESIGELLAHYALQAVRMAELEKLAITDPHTRAFNRHYLIPGLNREMQRAQRSGDALSILFMDLDHFKQINDQHGHAVGDAVLRAFVRTVRECVREIDVLIRRGGEEFVLFMPNTDTEGAYYVAERIRLCVRQQPLRVHASTLLVQTVSIGVATWDCRESAESLEQRADSAMYEAKKQGRNRVVVAAHRPSGVHDLRDTASLPHRHRL; encoded by the coding sequence ATGACCGAAGCCATGGGCAGTGGCGAGTCCTTGGATGCGGGATTGACGGCATTGACCGAGGCTGCCTTGCGCTTGACAGGGGCCGATCACGCATCGGTAAGACTTTGCAACGAGCATGGTGAGCTTCGCGCGAGCGCGCGTTCAGGGGTAGGCCTCGAACACGAGCCGCCGGTTTTTCGAAAAGGCGAGGGTCTCATCGGATGGGTCGCGGAAACGGGAAAGCTTGCCCGCATCGGAGACGGCTCGAAAGACGACCGCTTCATGATCGGAGGAGAGCCTAACTTCCAAGTTCGCTCGGTCATGTCCGTACCGATAGTGAGCAGCGGAGAAGTACGCGGGGTTTTGTCCCTGTCGGCATCGCGTGCGGATGCGTTTAGTGAAAAAGACGAATCTATTGGCGAACTCTTGGCCCATTATGCCTTACAAGCCGTCCGCATGGCCGAGCTTGAAAAGCTTGCCATCACCGATCCCCACACGCGCGCGTTTAACCGGCATTATCTCATCCCCGGGCTCAATCGGGAGATGCAACGTGCCCAGCGCTCCGGGGATGCGTTGAGTATTTTGTTCATGGATTTGGATCATTTCAAACAAATCAACGACCAGCATGGACATGCGGTTGGAGACGCGGTGTTGCGAGCTTTTGTGCGAACCGTTCGGGAATGCGTAAGAGAAATCGACGTGCTCATTCGGCGCGGCGGCGAGGAGTTTGTGTTGTTTATGCCCAACACGGATACAGAGGGCGCCTATTATGTGGCGGAGCGCATTCGCTTGTGTGTCCGGCAGCAGCCGCTGCGCGTCCATGCCAGCACTTTGCTTGTGCAAACGGTTTCTATTGGCGTCGCCACTTGGGATTGCCGGGAGTCAGCGGAATCCTTGGAACAACGCGCTGACTCCGCCATGTATGAGGCCAAGAAGCAGGGTCGCAATCGTGTCGTGGTGGCGGCTCACCGCCCCTCTGGGGTACACGACCTCAGAGACACGGCAAGTCTGCCCCATCGGCACCGACTCTGA
- a CDS encoding DUF2191 domain-containing protein yields the protein MKTTVDLPEELLIEAKKLAAESQSTLRELIEEGLRSRLLKATLMRQRQAQRRTEIRWVTVPGGVGKELDVADRDAMYQWFDGHGDNRR from the coding sequence ATGAAAACCACCGTGGATTTGCCGGAGGAGCTCCTTATCGAGGCCAAAAAGCTCGCCGCGGAATCTCAGAGCACACTCAGGGAGCTGATTGAGGAAGGCCTGCGTTCCCGCCTATTGAAAGCCACCTTGATGCGCCAGAGGCAAGCACAACGGCGTACGGAGATTCGCTGGGTAACTGTGCCCGGCGGTGTGGGAAAGGAACTGGATGTGGCTGATCGCGACGCAATGTATCAGTGGTTCGACGGCCACGGCGATAACCGGCGATGA
- a CDS encoding tRNA (cytidine(34)-2'-O)-methyltransferase: protein MSKGPKLRFSPIAPPLHVVLVEPEIPPNTGAIARTCAATETILHLIEPLGFRIDEQAVRRAGLDYWKHVEVVRHGSFDDFLAAHPGARLHLFTSSASRSHVQAQYRPGDALVFGKESVGLDAALLERFRDHCVAIPTSGHVRSLNLSNAAAIVLYEALRQLGALDKTTII from the coding sequence ATGTCCAAAGGCCCCAAACTTCGCTTTTCCCCCATCGCTCCGCCACTTCATGTCGTGCTGGTCGAGCCGGAGATTCCGCCTAACACAGGCGCAATCGCCCGGACCTGCGCTGCCACAGAAACCATTCTCCATTTGATTGAGCCTTTGGGATTTCGCATCGATGAGCAGGCGGTTCGCCGTGCGGGACTCGACTATTGGAAGCATGTGGAGGTTGTGCGTCATGGATCATTTGATGATTTCTTAGCCGCGCATCCCGGGGCAAGGCTTCATCTCTTTACGTCTTCCGCGTCCCGAAGTCATGTGCAAGCTCAGTATCGGCCAGGCGATGCCCTAGTGTTTGGCAAAGAATCGGTGGGCTTGGATGCAGCCCTCCTTGAACGCTTCAGGGACCATTGTGTCGCGATCCCGACGAGTGGTCACGTCCGGAGCCTTAATCTTTCAAACGCAGCCGCGATCGTCCTTTATGAGGCGCTGCGGCAGTTAGGCGCCCTCGATAAGACCACGATTATCTAA
- a CDS encoding DUF2383 domain-containing protein, with protein sequence MLHTQEVTNSIKEDINCLNSFLRGELSAVDTYEQALKHVDNLGLRATLTDVRQSHLHRSDTLRSIIRELGGEPASSAGAWGIFAQSVEGGATLLGESAMIAVLEEGEDHGRRDYAKDVKSLSPHIRKRVETELIPAQKQTHDIISAVKHRKD encoded by the coding sequence ATGTTACATACACAAGAAGTCACCAATTCCATCAAGGAAGATATCAACTGTTTAAATTCATTTTTGCGCGGGGAGCTTTCGGCCGTAGACACCTACGAGCAAGCGCTAAAACACGTCGACAATCTGGGACTCCGTGCGACGCTGACTGATGTTCGGCAGTCGCACCTTCACCGAAGCGACACGTTGCGGAGCATTATCCGAGAGCTAGGTGGAGAGCCCGCTTCAAGCGCTGGCGCATGGGGTATCTTTGCACAATCGGTCGAGGGCGGCGCCACACTGCTCGGAGAATCGGCGATGATTGCTGTGCTTGAAGAGGGCGAAGACCACGGCCGCCGTGACTACGCGAAAGACGTGAAGTCGCTTTCTCCTCATATCCGCAAGCGCGTCGAAACAGAGCTCATTCCCGCTCAAAAGCAAACGCACGACATTATAAGCGCCGTCAAACACAGGAAGGACTGA
- the purQ gene encoding phosphoribosylformylglycinamidine synthase subunit PurQ translates to MNVAVIVYPGSNADWDAFHVLRDVMGVGAGYVFHKQTSLEGYDAVVLPGGFSYGDYLRSGAIARFSPISREVTRFAESGGPVLGICNGFQVLTELHLLPGALMQNAQRTFVCKDVHIRAETDQLLHRPISRGTVLKMPVAHAHGQYVCDRATLDQLKAQDRIAFRYCHANGDVDDVSNVNGSMEGIAGIYNAKGNVLGLMPHPERASEDVLGSADGLKLLQALCGAS, encoded by the coding sequence GTGAACGTTGCAGTCATTGTGTATCCCGGCTCCAACGCCGATTGGGACGCCTTTCACGTCTTGAGAGACGTCATGGGTGTTGGGGCGGGTTATGTTTTCCATAAACAGACTTCGCTTGAGGGGTACGATGCCGTGGTGTTGCCGGGCGGTTTTTCCTATGGCGACTATTTGAGAAGTGGCGCGATTGCGCGCTTTAGTCCCATCAGCCGTGAGGTGACTCGATTTGCGGAAAGTGGCGGGCCGGTCCTTGGCATATGCAATGGGTTTCAGGTGCTTACAGAGCTTCATCTTTTGCCGGGGGCATTGATGCAAAATGCACAGCGCACATTTGTATGCAAGGACGTGCACATCCGCGCGGAAACGGATCAGCTATTACACCGGCCCATATCTCGAGGAACCGTCTTAAAGATGCCAGTCGCGCATGCGCATGGGCAATACGTCTGCGACCGTGCGACGCTTGATCAACTAAAAGCGCAGGACCGGATTGCATTTAGATACTGTCACGCCAATGGGGACGTCGACGATGTGAGCAATGTCAATGGATCGATGGAGGGCATTGCCGGTATTTATAACGCGAAAGGAAACGTGTTGGGCTTGATGCCCCATCCGGAGCGCGCCAGCGAAGATGTACTTGGCAGCGCAGACGGTCTGAAGCTCTTGCAAGCGCTGTGCGGGGCCAGCTAA